One stretch of Prunus persica cultivar Lovell chromosome G1, Prunus_persica_NCBIv2, whole genome shotgun sequence DNA includes these proteins:
- the LOC109946887 gene encoding uncharacterized protein LOC109946887, producing the protein MESEGNSQNFEQGKKGTRRSWSKFEEDSFLTVLDDFVAAGQRCETGSFKSGTMVQMEKALNIKCPDSGLKACPHIESKLKKWKKQYSIVYDMINTSGFAWNDIKKCVEVDSNDAWETYVQHHKEAAEWRSKPFPLFDRLSNIFGKDRANGQRAEAPADMMEEQSNNDVNASDNCVQEDASPMSLNIEGSQSMNSQNKRKRATSSSDEEKIVTVLEKLFEASGKRMQMVTEAIIKGNEDRSDIAKELKRMGFSPLDQIAALKLILEKPQNISIFMSLDDDIKKVFVEQLLSDNA; encoded by the exons ATGGAAAGTGAAGGTAACAGTCAAAACTTTgaacaaggaaagaaaggaaCTAGGCGGTCATGGTCCAAGTTTGAAGAAGATTCGTTTTTGACCGTGCTAGATGATTTTGTGGCTGCAGGCCAACGCTGTGAGACTGGTAGTTTCAAATCTGGTACTATGGTCCAAATGGAGAAGGCTTTGAATATTAAATGTCCTGATTCGGGGCTAAAGGCATGCCCTCATATTGAATCCAAATTGAAGAAGTGGAAAAAGCAATATAGCATAGTCTATGACATGATAAACACAAGTGGATTTGCTTGGAATGATATAAAAAAGTGTGTTGAGGTTGACAGTAATGATGCATGGGAAACTTATGTGCAG CACCACAAGGAAGCAGCCGAATGGAGGAGCAAGCCATTTCCTTTGTTTGATAGACTTTCTAATATCTTCGGAAAGGATCGTGCTAATGGACAAAGAGCTGAAGCCCCCGCTGACATGATGGAAGAGCAAAGCAATAATGATGTCAATGCTAGTGATAATTGTGTCCAGGAAGATGCATCTCCTATGTCTTTAAACATAGAAGGAAGCCAATCTATGAACAGTCAAAATAAGAGGAAAAGAGCTACAAGTTCAAGTGATGAAGAGAAGATTGTGACTGTATTGGAGAAATTGTTTGAGGCATCTGGGAAAAGGATGCAAATGGTGACTGAGGCTATAATAAAAGGTAATGAAGATCGATCTGATATTGCCAAAGAACTCAAGAGAATGGGATTTTCTCCTTTAGATCAAATTGCAGCACTAAAGCTCATTTTGGAGAAGCCACAAAACATCTCTATATTCATGTCTTTGGATGATGATATCAAGAAAGTGTTTGTTGAGCAGTTGCTTAGTGACAATGCTTGA
- the LOC109946890 gene encoding protein ALP1-like, with translation MQFIFVLPGWEGSASDSRVLRDAITRPNGLRVPTGYYYLVDGGYTNGEGFLAPYRGTRYHLSEWREGNTPVNHQEYFNMKHAKARNVIERCFGLLKARWGILRSPSFYPIKTQCRIITACCLLHNLIRREMSRDPLEHEINEIEETENVIEGDMVGTIGASDEWTTWRNDLAFQMYNEWQGNANN, from the exons ATGCAATTCATATTTGTGTTGCCGGGTTGGGAGGGATCCGCATCCGATTCTAGAGTCCTTCGAGATGCCATAACTAGGCCTAATGGATTAAGAGTTCCTACCG GTTATTATTACCTTGTAGATGGTGGGTACACAAATGGTGAGGGATTTCTTGCACCATATAGAGGAACAAGGTATCATCTATCGGAATGGAGAGAAGGAAATACACCTGTAAATCATcaagaatattttaatatgaagcaTGCTAAAGCAAGAAACGTAATAGAACGTTGTTTCGGGTTGCTAAAAGCTAGATGGGGCATACTAAGGAGTCCATCTTTTTATCCAATAAAGACACAATGTCGAATCATTACGGCTTGTTGTCTTTTACATAATCTCATTAGGAGGGAGATGTCTAGAGATCCGCTAGAGCatgaaataaatgaaattgaagagacGGAAAATGTGATAGAAGGTGATATGGTTGGCACCATTGGAGCATCGGATGAATGGACTACTTGGAGGAATGACTTGGCGTTCCAAATGTATAATGAGTGGCAAGGAAATGCGAATAACTAG